The DNA window GTTCTCTTCCAGGTACTTCCGCCGTTTCGTACCGGGGATCGGCACGACGTCGCCGCCCTGGTGCTGCACCCAGGCGAGCGCGAGCTGCCCGGCGGTGACGCCCTTCTCCTCGGCGAGCGCGCGCAACGCCTCGACGATCGCGAGGTTCCGGTCGAAGTTGCCTTCGGCGAACCGGGGCAGGTTGCGGCGCATGTCGTTCTCCGGCAGGTCCCGCACGGAGGTGACCTGGCCGGTGAGGAACCCGCGGCCGAGCGGGGAGAACGGGACGATCCCGATGCCCAGCTCGCGGCAGGTCGGCAGCACCTCGTCCTCGATGCCCCGCGTCCACAGCGACCATTCGCTCTGCAGCGCGGTGACCGGGTGCACGGCGTGCGCGCGCCGGATGGATTCCGCGCCGGCCTCGGAGATCCCGGCGTACCGGATCTTCCCCTCGGCGACCAGTTCCGCGAGCGCGCCCCAGGTCTCCTCGACCGGCGTGTCCGGGTCGACCCGGTGCTGGTAGTACAGGTCGATGTGGTCGAGCCCGAGCCTGCGCAGCGACGCCTCGCAGCTTTCCTTGACGTAGGCAGCGCCGCCCTTGGCGCCCATCGCGCCGTCATCGTCCCAGTAGATGCCGAACTTCGTGGCGAGCACGATGTCATCGCGGTTCACGCCGCTCTCGCGGATCGCGCGCCCGACCAGTTCTTCGTTGACGCCGGCGGCGTAGACGTTCGCCGTGTCGAGCAGGGTCACGCCGAGTTCGAGCGCCCGATGGATCGTGGCGACCGATTCGGTGTCGTTGTCCTGCACGCCGTAGGCCGCGCTCATGCCCATGCAGCCGAGGCCCTGCGCACCGACTTCGAGCGCGCCGAGCTTCTTGGTGATCACGCTGTGAGTCCCTCCACCTTCGGGTTGTTCTCCGCGGCGAACTTGCGTTCGATCTGTTCGTAGTTCTCGATCTTGTAGTCGAGCACGTCCATACAGGACTGGAGTTCGGCGATCCGCTCGGCGACCGAGCGGCGCTGCTCGACCAGGATCGCCTTGCGGCGACCGGCTCCGGCGGCCCCGCGGCGGCGCAGCGAGGCGTACTCGCGCATCAGGCGGATCGGCATCCCGGTGGTGCGCAGCTTCGTGAGAAACCCCAGCCACGTAAGGTCTTCGTCCGAATAGGCCCGCCTGCCCGCCGCGTCCCGCGCGGGCGGTTCGAGCAGTTTGATGCGCTCGTAGTACCGGAGGGTGTCTATCGACAGTCCGCTACGTCGCGCGGCTTCCGCTATCGAGTAGCTCATGACGAGGACAGTACGACCTGGAGCGCACTCCAGGTCAACTCGTTCGGCCGCGCTGGTCGGTTACGCTCAGCGCATGCCACGGCCCCGCACGCACGACGACGCGCTCCGTCTCAGGTTGCTCGACCGCGCGGGCGAACTGCTGTCGCGCGACGGCCCGAAGGCACTGAGCCTGCGCAAGCTCGCCGCCGACGCGGGGACGTCGACCACGGCCGTCTACTCGCTGTTCGGCGGCAAAGCCGATCTGGTGAACGCGCTGTACATCGAAGGGTTCCGGCGGTTCCAGGAGCGGCTCGACGACGTGCCGCGCTCGGGCGACCCGGTGGAGGACATGGTGCGGCTCGGCCTCGCCTACCGCCGCAGCGCGCTGGCCGACCCGCACCTGTACCTGATCATGTTCACCAAGGCCGTCCCCGGTTTCGAGCCCAACGACGAAGCACAACGCCTGTCGCTCGACGCCATCGCCACCTTGGAGAACGTCGTCCGCGACGGCATCGAAGCGGGTGTCTTCGCCGACCAGGACCCGGCCGGGATCGCGCTGGCCTGCTGGGCCCAGGTGCACGGGCTGGTTTCGCTGGAGCTCAACGGCAACCTGCCGCCCGATTTCGCCGTGGACACCGTGTTCGAGGCCGCATTGCGCGCGAACGCCCGCGGCTGGCTCCGCTGATCACCGGCTGACCGGGACGTCGAGCCCCGAGGCGAGCAGCCTGCCCTGCGCGTCGCTCACCACCACCGAACAGGTGAGCGGGACACCGTCGGGGAGCCCGGCCGGTTTCACCACCACGACCGTGCCGTCCACGATCGTCCCGGTTTCAGCCTTGCCACCGCCGAAATCGACCACGACCGAGCCTGCTCGTACCGGTACCTCCCCCACCAGCACCGAGGTCGTCCCGCCTGCGCGGTTGAGCGCGATACCGGTCAGTTCCTGGACCTGGATCCGGCTCGGGCCCGGCAGGTGCGGCAGCACGGTGAGGCGGTAGTCGGGCAGCGCGGGATCGCTCGAAGGCCGCACCGCACACGCCACCACCCGTCCGCGCACCTGGCCGAGCGCCACCCCCAGATCGTCCCCGACCAGGCGCGCGGCAGGCGCGTAGCTCGCCGCGTCGAACAGCGGCGAGGAGTTTTCGAGGCACCGTCCGAAGAACCGGCCCGCCGGGCTGCTCCGGTCCGGCGGCGGGAGCGCGGGCCGGTCAACGCGGCCGATCGCGCCGCGCGGCTTCGGCACCTTGTAGCGCGCCTGGCGACCACCGGTCGTCATCCGGTCCTGCCCCGGCAGCACCGAACCGGCCGGCCCCTCGACGAAGAGATCGGTGTTGATCGGCCTCGCCGGGGTGAGCACGACGAACATCCGGTCACCGACCGAAACGTCGGCGCCGAACGAATGGCCGTCGCTGTCGACACCGGTGACGAGGAGTGCGCTGGTGTCCGCGTCGGTCACCCCGGCGACCGTGCCGTTGGAGCTGAAGAAGGTCACCGAGGCCGGGAAGAACCCGGTGCCGACCGGCATGTCCAGCGAACGGGGCGGCGAAACGGTCGCGGTGGTCGAGGTCGTCTCGCAGAAGAACACGTCGTTGCCCGCGCGCGCCGCGACCACCCGCACTCCGTAGTCGCTGTCCTCGGAGCCGGGGTCGCTGGCCTTCTGGAACACCGGCCGCCAGCTCGCCCGGTCCGGGTAGTCCGAGGTCGCGTCCGAGGCTTCGAGCGTGGCCCAGCAGCGGTCGAGCTGCGCGTTCGCGGTGCCGACGTCGAGCTGGAAACCCGCCGGTGCCGCCGGTGTCTGGTCCCGGCGCGCGTGCTGCGCCACGAACACGCCGCCCACCGCGAGGGCGATCACCACCGCGGCCGCGCCGAGCATCGTCCGGCCGTGGTGACGGGGCTCGTTCGCCATGCCGTGGCGGACCGCGGCGCGCATGCGTTCGCGGACGTCGTCCGGGAGCTCGCGTTTCGGGGGGAGGTTCATGACGGGTCCTCCTCGCACAGCAGTCGCAGGCGGGCGCGGGCACGCGAAAGGTGCACGCGGACGGTGGTTTCGCTGATCCCGAGCGCTTCGGCGGCGTCGGCGGTCGAAAGATCTCCGAGCAGGCACAGTTCGACGGCCTTGCGCTGCGACTTCGGCAACCTGCGCACCGCCTCGATCGCCTGCCTGAGCCGCTCCTCGGTGTCCATCCGGTCGACGACCGCGTCCGCGTGGTCCGCCTCGTCGGCCGGTGCGGGCACCCGGTTCAGCAGCCGCAGCCTCCGGCCCGCGCTGCGGAACTCGGATCGCGCGAGGTTCCCGGCGACCGTGTACAGCCACGGCAACGCGCTTTCGCGCACGAGCGTCATCTCGCCGCGGCGCCGCCACGCGATGAGGAACGTCGCCGACGCCAGGTCTTCGGCGGTGGCCCACGATCCGGTCAGCCGGTAGGCGTGGTTCCACACCGCCTGCGCGTGCCGTTCGAACAGGTCGCCGAACGCGCCCTCGTCGCCGGCGGCGGCGCGGGACCACAGCTCGGCGTCACCGAGTTCCTCCCCCGGCATCTCGGCCACCGTTCGTCGCGCATCGGGTCTCACACCGGGTAGTGCCCGGCACCGGCGCGGGTGTTTCTACCGCGAGCCGTACTGCCGGTCGCCCGCGTCGCCGAGGCCGGGCACGATGAACCCGGAGTCGTTCAGCCGCTCATCGATACTGGCCGTGACCACGCGCAGCGGCAACCCGGACCGCTCCAGGTGCGTGATGCCCTCCGGCGCGGCGAGCGCGCAGATCGCGGTGACGTCGGTGGCGCCGCGATCGGTGAGCAGCCGGATGGTGAACTCCATCGAGCCGCCGGTGGCGAGCATCGGGTCGAGCACCAGCACGGGCCGCTCGGCGAGGTTCTCCGGCAGCGACTCCATGTAGGGCGTCGGCTGGAGCGTTTCCTCGTCGCGCGCGAGCCCGACGAACCCCATCTGCGCGTCCGGGATGAGCTTGTGCGCCTGGTCCGCCATGCCGAGCCCGGCCCGCAGCACCGGCACCAGCAGCGGCGGGTTCGCCAGCCGGTAGGCGTCGGTGCGCGCGACCGGCGTGTGGATCCGCTCGGTGCGCACCGGCGCGTCACGGGTGGCTTCGTAGACGAGCATGACGGTCAGCTCGTGCAGCGCGGCGCGGAACGCGGCACTGTCGGTGCGCGCGTCGCGCATGGTGGAGAGCCTGGCCTTCGCCAGCGGGTGATCGACGACTCGCACATCCATGAACGGTCACCCTAATACGGCGGTGACCGCCCACGGACACGCTCAGCCCACCAGGGTGGATCCGTAGTGCTGGTTCTGCCCCGGCCGCGGCACGCAGTGGAACCGCGGTTGTCCCCCGTCCTGGTTGAAGAGGGTGAACCAGAGATCGCCCCAGTTTCGCGAACGCCCAGGTGCCCGCCCTGGCGTGGGCGACGTCGGAGATGATCACCGAAGTGGCCGCCGTTTCGAAACCCGACGCGGCCATTTCATCCGCGGACATCAACGGCGAGGAGCCACCGATGGCGTTGCTGGGGCCGTCGTCGTGGCCGTTCACCGCGACATCGAGCCGTCCCGCCTTGACTGTGCCCACCAAGCTGGCTTTCGCGGGACTGATCAGCGGCGCGACGGCCGCCCAGTCGTCGAAGGTGACCTTGAACCGGACTCCGGTCAGCACGAGCGGCTCGCCCGCCCGTGCCGTCCGCGGCGCGGCGACGAGAACTGCCAGCACCACGGCGACGCCGATCGCGATCGAACGTCTCGCCCGGTTGACGACCATGTCAGGTATCCCCCTTGTGGACAGCGCGACCATCGTGGTGGTCGCTGGTGGAACCATGGTCGCGGCGAGCACCGACAGTTTCGGGCTCGTCGGCGGTCAGGCCGTCATCGAATCTTCCGCGTCGCGGCTCAGTTCGTAGAAGTTCACCGCTTCGAAGAAATGCCCGATCACCGGCGCGAGCCGTTCGGCTGGCCATTCCTTCACGCAGTACCCGTCGAGTCTCGCCGGTTCGTCGGGTGGTTCGATGTCGACGGTCAGCTTCCAGGTGGCGTAGGTCCCGTTGATGGTCCAGCTCCGTCGCATGGGTTTCTTCCTCCAGAGGCTCACTCGCCAAATCCTTCAACCTTGCCAACGGGGCAGGCAAACTTCCGCTCCGGCGCGCCTCCTTCCTTGCCACGGTGGCAAGAGGTGACAGTGGTGGCACCAGGAAGGGGCAAGAGAGTGGCAAGGCGCACCGGTATCTCGATACGCCAGCGGCGTGTCTCCGCGGAGCTGCGGGCTTTGCGGCTGGCAAAGGGCCTGAGCTGTAAGGACGTCGCGGAGGGCGTGGACTGCTCCGAAAGCAAGATCAGTCGCATGGAGACCGGCCACCGTGGCCTCCAACCGGATGATGTGTCGGCGATCCTGGGATTTCTTCGTGCGTCCAGCGCGCTCCGGAAAGAGCTGCTCGATCTGGTTCGCGACGGTTCTCGGCAGAATTGGCATGAGATCCACACCTCGATCGCCACTGAATCAACCAATTGGAAGGACTTCATCAGGCTCGAAACCGATGCGGACACGATCCGCAACTACGAAGCGATGCTCCTCCCCGGCTTGACCCAGACTCGTGATTACGCACTCGAAGTCATGAGAGCCGGTGACTCGCGGCGATCTGCCGAAGAGATGGAGCGCATGGTCGCCGCACGGATGGCCAGGCAACGGCGGCTCGTCGAACCGACCGCGCCCGAACTCCACTATCTCATCGAAGAAACCGCACTGACCTGGCGAGTCGGCACACCGGCGACAATGCGAGCACAACTACGCCATCTCCTGCACCTTGCCGAACGACCGAAGATCACGGTCCAAGTGGTCCCGTTCGCCGCAGGAGTACACCCGGGCATGAACGGCTCCTTCGTGATCTTCGGTTTCCCCGCCGAACCGCCGGTCGCATACTTGGAGAGCAGGGGCACCAGCACTTTCATCGAAGAAGCGGACCACGTGAAGACCTTCCAATTCGCCTGGCAGAAACTTCGTGCGATAGCGCTGTCGCCCGATGACTCCGCCCGGCTGATCACCAGCGTCATCGGGGAGCCGCCCTGCCGGGAGCGATAAGTCTCGCCGCCCGGCGGGGTTTCTCCTCCACCAGGGATCCTCCTAGAAGGCGCCGATCCAGCGGATCTTGGGCCACAGCTGGCTCCACGGCGCCACCGGGTTGTGGCACACCAGGAACTCCTTGCCCCGGTCGAGCCGCGCGTACGGATAGTCGAACGTGCCCCGCGCGTCGCAGCTGCCGAACAGGGGCGCGAGTTTGTCCCGCTCCGCGCCGAACGCGATCACCACGGTCTTGTCGTCGGTCGGCACGCCGAAGTCGGCGTACGAGTTGTGCCCGCTGTACGCCGTCGGCAGGCCGTACTCGGGGCCGAACCGGTCGAGCGCGCCCGCCTGGCTGAAGTTTTCGCCGAGCAGCACCGTCCGCTCGCGCTCGGTCGGCGGGAGCGTCCCGTAGACCTCCGCGGTCCGCGCGGCGAGTTGCCGCGGCCAGTCGCTCTGGTCCAGCACGGCCATGCCGAGCCCTTCGAGCACGGGGTTGCGCACGTACAGCTCCATCGGCATCAGCGGCAGCATCAGTACCGCGGCGATGAGCGCGTTGCCCACGAGTGCGACGCCGACCACCGCCCGTTTGGCCGCGGTCGCGGCCCACTCGGCCACCACGACGCAGCCGACGGCGAGCATCACGGTGAGGATGCCGGTCATGTAGATCGCCTGTGTGCCGAACGCCAGCAGCACCCCGAGCACCACGAGCCACGCCACCGCGAGGAACCGGTAGCGCCGCCACTCGCGGCGGCGCACCAGCGCGACCAGGCCGACGATCCACACCGGTATCAGCAGGGGCCCGATGTTGTAGAACTGCCCGACGAGGAAGCTCACCGGGTCTTCGATGTTGAACAACGAGTACGCCATGCTCAGCTCCGGCCAGCCGTTGGCCGCCTGCCACGCCACGGTCGGCACCGCGAGCACGGCCGCGATCGCGACTCCGCCCAGCAGGTACCGGCTGCGCAGTACGGTCCGCGGCCCGGTGACGAGCAGGCCCGCGAGCAGCGCGATGACCAGCAGCGGCACCAGGTACCGGGTGAGCGCGCCGACGCCGAGCACGAGCCCGATCGCGAGCCAGAGCCGCTGCGACCCGGTGCGGACGAGCCGGATCACGAGCCAGCAGGTGCTCGTCCACACGAGACCGTCGATCGTGTACGTGTGCAGCAGGTGCCCGATGCCGAGCGGGATCACCGAAGCCGCTGTCGCGCAGCTCGCGAGCAACTGGGCTTTGGCGCCGCCGCCGAATTCCCGTGCGATCAGCGCGGCGACCACCATGGTCACGCCGAACAGCAGCGCCGGGATCACCCTGGTCGCGACGAGGGTGTCGCCGAACAACTCGGTCTGCACTCGCGCGAGGAGCGGCACCAGCAGCGGCTGGTCCACGTACGCCCAGTCGAGGTGTTGCCCGGAGACGCGGAAGTACAGCTCGTCGATGTGGTAGCTGCCCCGTCCGGACAGCGCGAGCAGCAGCGCCGCCACCACCCCGGACACGGTGCAGACCTGCCAGCGGAAGAATTTCGTCGCGGTGCCGCGCGCCGCCGGTTCGGTGTCGGCGCCGATCGCTGTGCCCGTCACGTTCATGACCACCCCACCTGGTCGAACAGTGTTGTGCTGTGCGCTCCCGAATCGGGAAATCACCGTAGCGCGGCGTTCCTGATCGATTTCCGTCCTTGACGCGCGCTCGAAACTGCCGCCTTCCGCCGCTGGTGTCGGCAAGGTGTCACTGGACGGGATGAGCACCCGCTAAGCTCGCGCGCGTGACGGATGAGACCCCTGCGCCAGAGCCTCCGGCCATGCGTGCGTCGAACGCCGATCGTGAGCGGTTCGCCCAGATCCTGCACAACGCCCTCGGCGAGGGCCGCATCACGGTCGAAGAGCTCGAAGAGCGCCTCGACACCGTGTACGCGGCGAAAACGCTCAAGGATCTCGAACCGGTGGTCGCGGACCTACCCGGGGTGACCGCGACGCCCGGCGGCGCGATCCAGCCCGCTCAGACGCAGGCGGTCGCCGGTCCGGACAGCCGCATCGGTGGTACCGCGGGCTCGCAGATGTCGTTCGCGTTCATGTCGGGCGCCAGCCGCAAGGGCAGCTGGGTGGTCCCGCCGCAGCACACCAGTGTCGCGTTCTGGGGCGGCGTCGACATCGACCTGCGCAACGCCCGCTTCGCGGTGAAGAACTCCACCATCACCGCGGTCGCCGTGATGGGCGGTATCGACATCGTGGTGCCGGACGACATCGTCGTCGACGTGAGCGGCATCGGCATCATGGGCGGCTTCGAACTCAACGACCGCAGCGAACGCCCCGCCCCACCCGCGGGCGCGCCGGTCGTCAAGATCAACGGCTTCGCCTTCTGGGGCGGCGTGACCGTCATCCGCAAGCCACGCGACAAGCCCACCAAGCAGATCGAAGAGTGACCCTCCACCGTCCTTTCCGGACCCGGCAGAGCGCTAGATGAATCCCTCGGGGTCGTCGGTGTAGGTGCGGCCGTCCGGGGTGGTGACGGTGGTGACGCCGTTGGCGTCGGTGTGGAATTCCCAGCCGGGTTCGTCACGCAAACCGTGGTGCACCCGGCAAAACGGCCGGATGTTGACCTTGTCGGTGCCGCCGCCCTCGCTCCACGGCTGTGCGTGGTCGAGGTCGCTGTACTGGGCGGGTCTGTGGCAGCCGATCATGCAGCAGGTGCGGTGCAGAACTTGGATGTACTTGCGCATCTTTTTCGATGGCCGGTAGCTCTTGCGGCCCATGTCGATCGGTAGCCCGGTCATCGGTTCCGACACGATGCGGTTCCAGACGGAGTTGGTGTCGAAGGCGATCTCGCGGGCCATCTCCGGTGAGATTTCCCCGCACCCGGCGAGTTCGCCCGGGTTGTTCCGCATCCCCATCAACGTCGGGAGGTCGATGTAGACATAGATCTGCGCCTTCGGTTTACCACCGCACTCCCCGCCCAGGCATCGCTCCACCAACGCATCGACCCTGAGCTGATCCATGGTGCGCTTGTCACCTTGGCGCTTCTCCTCCAACGCATCCCGATCACAGGCGGCGTAGATCGCTTGGGCACGGTCGGAGGGCAGTTCGGCGAACAGGGTCGAGGATCCGTGATCCCCGTGCCGAATTTCGAGCATGCGAGCGGCGGTCTTGGCACGGCGCCGCGCTTCATACCCCTCCGGGTCGATGCGCATCAACAACGTGTTGACCATTCGCCGCAGTGAAGCCGAGTTCTTGTTCTCGAACTTCACCCGCGCATCGACTTCCCGCGCGACATCCTGGGAAGCGCACGCGGTGGCCTCGAACACCTTCGCCGCCATCCCCTCATCAATGAGCCCGTTCTCCAGGGCTTCGAGAGTGCGGGGCAGGTATGAGGTCAACGCGTCAGCGAGCGCCGCCTTCCGCTCCGCCCCCGCCTGGGTGCAGTTGCACGACAACGCCACCCAGGCAAGCACCGATCTTCGCGACCGCACCTGACTCATCTGCACAATGTGCCGCAACAACATCGCCTGCCCATACCGATACCACCTCTTCCAATGCTCCGCAGAATCAGCAACAACCTGCTCTTCAGACTTCTCCAGTACGTCCACAAAACAATTCTACCGCTCAACCCATCACCCGATCGGGTACAGAAATGATCACAACCTGCCACAACGGGACCACGGCGCAACAGAACCCAAAAAAGCAAACGGGACCGTCAATGCGTCGGGAACGACGCGCCGCAGGCGTGCCTGAAACTTTCACCGTGCCCACCAAACACACGAGCAAAACCCAAAAATGCGATCAAACCAAAAATGCAGCCCCCATTTTCCACTCTACTCGGAGGCACCGACAATTCTTGCGACGTCAGGTCCAGGGCGAGAGCCCCCAGACCGTCCCCGCCACGTCCGCACCCCCGTTGACCGGCGAATACACTCGACGACATGACAGCAACGACGGCAACGTCAGCGCAGACGAGCGCCGCGGAGACCCCGCTGCCGCCCGCCCTGCAGGACGCGACGAGGGACGACGCGAGCCTGCGCCGGTTCTTGCGCGGCCTGCCCGGTGTCGACCAGGTCGGCGTCGAGCAGCGGGCCGCGGGGCTGGCCACGCGCAGCATCAAGAAGGCGGCCAAGCTCTGGGCGATCGACACCGCCATCTCGATGGTCGACCTGACCACTCTCGAAGGCGCCGACACCCACGGCAAGGTCCGCGCGCTCGCCGCGAAGGCGAAGCGGCCCGATCCCGACCGGCCGGACACACCGCAGGTCGCGGCCGTGTGCGTGTACCCGGACCTCGCCGCGACGGCCGTCGAAGCGCTCGAAGGCACCGGGATCAACGTCGCGAGTGTCGCCACCGGCTTCCCGTCCGGGCGCACCAGCCTCGACATCAAGCTCGCCGACGTGAAGATCGCCGTCGACGCGGGCGCGAGCGAGGTCGACATGGTGATCGACCGCGGTGCCTTCCTCGAAGGCCGCTACGGGCAGGTGTTCGACGAGATCAAGGCGATCAAGGCCGCGTGCGGGGCCGCGCACCTGAAGGTCATTCTCGAAACCGGTGAGCTGGCGACCTACGACAACGTGCGCCGCGCGTCGTGGCTGGCGCTGCTCGCGGGCGGCGACTTCATCAAGACCTCCACCGGCAAGGTGTCGCCCGCCGCGACGCTGCCGGTGACGCACGTGATGCTGCAGGCGGTGCACGACTGGCACGCCCAGACCGGCGAGCTGCGCGGCGTGAAACCCGCGGGCGGGATCCGCACCACGAAGGACGCGGTGCGCTACCTCGTCGCCGTGCACGAGGTCGCCGGTGAGCAGTGGCTGACCCCGCACCTGTTCCGGTTCGGCGCGTCGAGCCTGCTCAACGACCTCCTGCTGCAACGCCGCACCCAGGCCGACGGCCACTACAGCGGCCCCGACTACGTCACGGTGGACTGATGGGAATCTTCGACTACGCGCCCGCGCCGGAGTCCCGCGCGATCGCGAACCTCAAGCCGCACTACCGGCCGTTCATCGACGGCGAGTTCGTCGACGGGTCCGGCGAGCCGCTCAAAACGGTCAACCCGGCGACCGAAGAGGTGCTCGCCGAGGTCAACACCGCCTCGGTGACCGATGTGGACACCGCGGTCAAGGCGGCGCGCAAGGCCTACGACCGGGTCTGGGCGAAGATGCCGGGCAGCGAGCGCGCCAAATACCTGTTCCGCATCGCGCGGCTGATCCAGGAGCGCTCGCGCGAGCTGGCGGTGCTGGAGAGCCTCGACAACGGCAAGCCGATCAAGGAGTCCCGCGACTCCGACGTCCCGACCGCGGCCGCGCACTTCTTCTACCACGCGGGCTGGGCCGACAAGCTCGACTACGCGGGGCTCGGCCCGAACCCGAAACCGCTCGGCGTCGCGGGCCAGATCATCCCGTGGAACTTCCCGCTGCTGATGCTGGCGTGGAAGATCGCGCCCGCGCTGGCCACCGGCAACACCGTGGTGCTCAAGCCCGCCGAGACGACCCCGCTGTCCGCGCTGGTGTTCGCCGAGATCTGCCAGCAGGCGGAGCTGCCGCCCGGCGTGGTGAACATCCTGCCCGGCGCCGGCGACATCGGAGCGTCCCTTGTGGAGCATCCGGACGTGAACAAGATCGCGTTCACCGGCTCGACCGACGTCGGCAAGCTCATTCAGCGCCAGGTCGCGGGCACCGCGAAGAAGCTCACGCTGGAACTGGGCGGCAAGGCGGCGAACGTGGTGTTCGAGGACGCCCCGCTCGACCAGGCCGTGGAAGGGATCGTCAACGGGATCTTCTTCAACCAGGGCCACGTGTGCTGCGCCGGATCGCGCCTGCTCGCACAAGAGTCCATTGTGGACGAACTGCTGGAGAAGCTGCGCTACCGGGTGTCCACTTTGCGCATGGGCGACCCG is part of the Amycolatopsis sp. CA-230715 genome and encodes:
- a CDS encoding aldehyde dehydrogenase family protein; translated protein: MGIFDYAPAPESRAIANLKPHYRPFIDGEFVDGSGEPLKTVNPATEEVLAEVNTASVTDVDTAVKAARKAYDRVWAKMPGSERAKYLFRIARLIQERSRELAVLESLDNGKPIKESRDSDVPTAAAHFFYHAGWADKLDYAGLGPNPKPLGVAGQIIPWNFPLLMLAWKIAPALATGNTVVLKPAETTPLSALVFAEICQQAELPPGVVNILPGAGDIGASLVEHPDVNKIAFTGSTDVGKLIQRQVAGTAKKLTLELGGKAANVVFEDAPLDQAVEGIVNGIFFNQGHVCCAGSRLLAQESIVDELLEKLRYRVSTLRMGDPLDKNTDIGAINSAEQLAKIKGLVESGESEGAQRWTSPCPVPDKGFFFAPTVFSDVHQSMRIAREEIFGPVLSVLTFRTPDEAVTKANNTPYGLSAGIWTEKGSRILWMANQLRAGVVWANTFNRFDPTAPFGGYQESGFGREGGRTGLEAYLDV